One Helicoverpa armigera isolate CAAS_96S chromosome 1, ASM3070526v1, whole genome shotgun sequence genomic window carries:
- the LOC110372452 gene encoding D-3-phosphoglycerate dehydrogenase: MRSEHKFAHSSVFVQTPDAQHRAPSAINRHSNKMVLQINSVLVVDGVGSNCTDILNSHGISVINKPKISKEELLQEIPKYDALVVRSASQVTKEVLEAGAKLKVVGRAGAGVDNIDVTAAQERGVGVINAPGANALSACELTCSLILNLSRHVVPAAAALRAGRWDRALYTGTELNGKTLAILGLGRVGREVAVRMHSFGMKIIGYDPFVTAEQCASFHATKMELEQIWPLADYITLHTPLIASTKNFINAKVLGQCKKGIKIVNVGRGGLIQERDLLDGLNSGQVGGAALDVFEQEPPTDPLTLEIIQHTAVIATPHLGASTKEAQVRVGQEIAEQLVNLVKPGSYSTPLAEVTRVLNKQA, translated from the exons ATGCGCTCGGAACATAAATTCGCTCATTCCTCAGTATTTGTCCAGACTCCAGACGCGCAACATCGAGCACCCTCAGCCATCAACCGTCACTC CAACAAAATGGTTCTACAAATTAATTCAGTGCTGGTCGTCGATGGCGTCGGGTCCAACTGCACGGACATACTCAACTCGCATGGCATCAGTGTCATCAACAAGCCGAAGATCAGCAAAGAAGAACTGCTCCAAGAGATACCG AAATATGACGCGTTAGTGGTAAGATCAGCGTCTCAAGTGACCAAGGAAGTGCTGGAAGCTGGCGCGAAGCTGAAGGTGGTGGGCAGGGCTGGTGCTGGCGTGGACAACATCGACGTCACGGCCGCGCAGGAGAGAGGCGTGGGGGTCATCAA TGCCCCCGGAGCAAATGCCCTCAGCGCCTGCGAGCTGACCTGCAGCCTGATCCTCAACCTGTCGAGGCATGTGGTGCCTGCCGCCGCAGCCCTGCGCGCCGGCAGGTGGGACCGCGCCCTCTACACCGGCACGGAACTCAATGGCAAGACTCTCGCCATCCTCGGTCTCGGCAGGGTCGGCAGAGAAGTCGCCGTCCGCATGCACTCCTTCGGCATGAAG ATCATCGGCTACGACCCGTTCGTGACGGCGGAGCAGTGCGCCAGCTTCCACGCCACCAAGATGGAGCTCGAACAGATCTGGCCTCTGGCTGATTACATTACACTGCACACTCCTCTCATTGCCTCTACTAAAA ATTTCATCAACGCCAAAGTCCTGGGCCAATGTAAGAAAGGCATCAAGATTGTGAACGTAGGCCGCGGCGGTCTTATCCAGGAACGTGACCTCCTCGATGGACTGAACTCTGGACAG GTTGGCGGAGCAGCTCTTGACGTCTTCGAGCAGGAGCCGCCTACAGATCCTCTGACCTTGGAGATCATCCAGCACACAGCTGTCATTGCTACTCCTCATTTAG GTGCTTCAACGAAGGAAGCCCAAGTGCGAGTGGGACAGGAGATAGCGGAGCAGCTGGTGAACCTCGTGAAGCCTGGCAGCTACAGCACTCCCCTCGCCGAGGTCACCCGCGTCCTCAACAAGCAGGCTTGA